Sequence from the Amaranthus tricolor cultivar Red isolate AtriRed21 chromosome 1, ASM2621246v1, whole genome shotgun sequence genome:
CAAAATTGtgattattcatcgttaattaataagtgaaattattgtaaaatcataaaaaatttgaattattataggtaatgtttttttttttttttagaaaaaaaaattattttgttcaaaacaaTAGCTAAATCCAATATAGCGAAAGATAATTCAACCCCGCTGCTTCCTCACTTCAATCTCCTCCGCGGCCCACCACGTCATCCCCCAGACGCCATTAGACCAGCAGCCGACCACCCTCCACTGCCGGCGCCATTTTCAAGGTATTACGTTGTCTGAgtttttccttattttaattGTAATATATTGTCAATTGATGTCGAAATTAGTCATTTGATTTTTAGTGTGTCATTTTCTGAGGGTGGGATGGTGAATCTATTGTGTTATTAAAAGTGTTTTCTCGATTTTTGAATGATGAGGACTATAAGAATTAGGGCTggtgttttttgtgtttttgaacTGGGTTATAATAATCGTAGGAATATTGGAATTGTTTGTACTAATATTGTATAGATATGATTAATTTTTCagtttcaatttattttcttttatgtgttatttttatttcatgtttcattgtgttattgaattttttatttttttgtttatgatgattctaaagaattgaaaatttaatagcGTAATTGATCACTTAGGTTTTTATGATTCTAGTTCTAGCAAATTGCAAATAGCacttttttgggtttttgattgatgattccAACAAATAgcagtttttttttgtttgtttttgatgattCCACCAAATAACAATTTACTTAGGGTAGTTTAATTGTGATTAATCCGTGTTTAGAGTTTCAAATGTAAAGGGACTTATTTTGAATGTCATTTGTttcaaaatttatcaaattatgaaattatgTGACTTTTAAAATATGAAAGTTTAATGTGGACAATCTAATCAACGTTATTGAAGTAGTGAAGTTTCAAGTCATATAACTAAGTATTATGGCCGCTAACCAATTTTTGAACCTCAATTTCATGGTATATTGGTAATCATAAATGTTGCTGCTTCATAATAAGTTGTTCGATAAAAATCCTGAATGTTCCATGCCACTTTGATGGACTCTTTTTTTTGATGTGTGTATTGTGTAATGTCTATCTGTGTGAATTGTTTATCTTCAACTTAGCAAAGTTGGTGTATTCAGTGAATTTTCTTGGCAATGATGGGGATAATTGGTGTGTTTTGAAGCAAGATTGTATAGTCTATCATGGCTGCGGAGGATTCAAAAGATCCTTTGAAGGGTATAGATTGGAAAAACATGGGTACTGAAGCAACTGCCACCAAAAGTAAGGTGGAGTCTGATCAACCAGTTGCCAAAAAACGGCTTCAGAAGAAAATTAGGCAAATTCCAGATTATTATTTCCTCCCCAGAAGATCTTTACCCTCAGCAATTGCATTTTATGGCTCATTTATTGCTGCTGGAGTTGGTGCCGGCATGCTTTTGGAAGTTTGgatgaacaaaaaaatcaaaggtATGCAAAATCTTACGATTATGTGGTGTTACTGAGTATATCTTCCGATAGATTATTTTGCGGTGAATACATAACAAAATCAACTCGATTAGGATTATGGTTAGCTGTTGTGTAATGCTTGCATGTTAATTGTGGGTATGGCATTGTTCTATTACATACttagttttttatatttatacctCGTAAGAGGttggtaaatttgatgaagctGTTTTCTGTTTACGTTCCATTTGAAAGTTTCAGTGTATTTTGTCTTTAGATGGTCTATATCAAAATGTTTTGTAGTGTGTGCtttttgatattatgatatttacaaattattatgCCTTTAGTATCATGGTTAGGGCATGATAAAGGCTATTCAAATCACCCTATTGCCTCTATCTCACTTTGGTTGCTCTTTTCCGAAGAACTGATGTTGATATTAATTAAGTTTGAACTGAGATGAATTGACCTTGAATTAATGGAATTGGCCGACTTTTAAGTGTTTTGTTGATATTTACAATttgatttagcttgaaaaattcCTTAACAAGATTTATCATCATGCTTGTTCGATCctaattgttttttttctttacaaattaATCCCATTTACTACCACTTGAGAGAGTGTTATTAGgtagtattaaaaaattataaagagaaACACATGTTTGAGGATAagagtttcattaccatggatcAACATGATACATTTATGGAAATCAACATTAAAACTCAATCCATTACTATTGTTTATGATCAAGAACCTTAAGGGCTTCAAGTCTATAGTCTATACTGGTCATGTCTATCTTTGCTGATATTCCATATTTATCTTGTAGACAGAAAGGTTTTATGTGCCGCCTCCAGTTCTTTTTACTTGAAAAAATGGTAGGTCCATATTGCAAGTAAAAGGAGGAAATATCTTGCAAACATTCTTATAGCTTTGTAAACCATGCTTATATAATTGGCATAAAACTGATGTTATTTCAGGGAATCTTGAAATGCCTATAGATGTTGCCTTTTGTCAATAATAAATCAGTTAAGgttataaaaagttatttggGTCAAAGACTATCGATATGCTTTTGTTTATGCAATAAAATGACTTAGGAGTTGTGAAGTTAACTCCTTGATATGATTGCAGAGGATGGAGGTGTAATCTGGGAGTTTGACAAATGAAGCATCAGAATTAGGAACACCAACTCTTTTACTTCACTTTATGTAGGACATTTCTGATCGAGCTGAAAATTTGTTCACCTCAAATTGGATTATGTTTAAATTTTGTGGATTTTGCTCTCAGTTAAAGGTATTATCTTTTTCATACTCTTGTGTCTTGTAAATGCACTTCTGTACTATAATAAAATAGGAGAATGTAGCATCTCTCCCTCTTAAATCGTCATTCTAGCAGCGATAGCACgagggattattattattattattattattattgattatggGGTAAGATGAATTCCCTGCCGACAAGGCGACTACCACAAGGGGGAAGATTCTTCCTGTAGGCGAGAATTGAACCCTATCGAGATACGCCTTAAACCATTTGGTCAACATATGTTCAATATTATCTCAATcccaaattctcatttttctttgttttgatgaTTCTAGTAATTAAAAATCTTCAATATCAATAAAGGAAAATCACATTGATACAATTCTTCAATTGTTTGTCTTGCCTTTTATTTATCAGCTGATGAACATTGAAATATACACTTTGTTTTCTAGCATAATAGAACTCATATCTATAATGCCGGATAGATATATCCTACATATGTGGTTATTTTGTTGTGTGGAGGGTTCATATGAAGCATAAACATGTGAAAATTTTGGAGTTAGTGTTAAAAATCAAAGGCCCTGTAGTTTGTTGTTGAGAAAAGATCTGATAATAGGTTATGTTCCGGGAAGGATACAGCGTAGTTCTACGAAACTTCCGAAAAGTTAGGCCATTCAATTATGGATCATGTGCAGTTAATATCAAGTGCAAAGGAAAAACGACTAAAAAGGcaaaaacttttaaacataATTTCTATTCTAACTGTCATTAATTTGCTAGGCAAAATTTTACTATATAATTTGTACAACAGAGGCAAGTGCATTTGTTCTCTAAAAACTACATATGAACTGTGGTTTCGTTTGTTCTCGATGGTCTTGTGATAATGAGTATCTGCAGCTAGCTAAGGACATAATTAGTGCTTTCTCCAAGTCTACATCTACACCTCTTTGTATCATACTGACTGCATACTCCATGAAATTCGAATCACAAGGTAGCATAATTGGCCCTGAACGTGTTACGCCATACTCTTCCTCAGCTATTCGGAGGAGGTTGATGAATATCTCGGTATTGAGAGAAGCCAAAGGAATCATAAACCGTCTTCCATCTGTTGTGTAGACAACAAAGTGACCCTCATTGTCTAATGGTCGTGGCCAAGAGATCCTCTTTCTGGTGGCAACTGCCATCGTTCTCCATTTTCTTGCAAGCTTAATAAGCTTCTTTGTGCTGATCATGTTGTGTTGTGAAGAGTGTGAAAGaaactaaacaaaaaaatgAGCAAATATTAGAATAAACAAGAAAGTAGTAGTTCTGTGTTATGATGAGTTTGAGAATAGggaaaaaaatagtgttttatagCTTCCACTTTAAGACCTGTCATTTGATGGTGACTGGCATTGTTCTTATTTTGTGAGACAAATCCATATGGCTAAGGGTTTGTTGCTTTGGCTTATTTCAAAACATGTAGCCCACATTTGTCCCATTGATCAATAATATAAGCCTCTTCTCATTCATGTAATTGGATTACCTTTTTACAGTCATGTTTTATTTGTAATCCAATATTTATCTGCTCTCTCTTTGGCTTGGCATAATGTAGCATATTCAAAGgttcataaaaatattaattatgcaCAATGACGAAGCACCAATAAAAAGGAACATAAAAATTGGGAGAACAGGTATATTCTCATCTACCGGATTGTAAGATATAAGAGTAACAACATGTCATTATTCAATACTGTTAAGAAGCTCCCACTAAGATAGAGTTTGGAGGGATGAATGTACACAACTTTACCTCtgtattaatgataataaagtAGTTTCCGATTATTAACCATTAGTAGAAAACATTATCTGCAATTTGAAGTGCACATGCTTTATGAATCATATTAAGTCTATTGTAATctgaaacaaaaaattattaacatcTATCTCTATTGAAATATTGAACATAAGAAATAagaataaccaaaaaaaaaaaaaatcatattgctagaaaacaaagtaaaaaataaaaaaaatcatattgctAGAAAACAAAGTTTTATTTCCAAGTTCTCAGCCACACAGCAATTCTAATGGATTACTTAAGAAATAAACACATACCTTGTAGGGTACGTCACCATGGTTCAACTTAAGTTCTGAAACAAAGTTATATCCATCCTATATTGAGTTGAATCCTGAAAAGG
This genomic interval carries:
- the LOC130822243 gene encoding auxin-responsive protein SAUR66-like, whose translation is MISTKKLIKLARKWRTMAVATRKRISWPRPLDNEGHFVVYTTDGRRFMIPLASLNTEIFINLLRIAEEEYGVTRSGPIMLPCDSNFMEYAVSMIQRGVDVDLEKALIMSLASCRYSLSQDHREQTKPQFICSF
- the LOC130822260 gene encoding uncharacterized protein LOC130822260, with the protein product MAAEDSKDPLKGIDWKNMGTEATATKSKVESDQPVAKKRLQKKIRQIPDYYFLPRRSLPSAIAFYGSFIAAGVGAGMLLEVWMNKKIKEDGGVIWEFDK